A window of Rhododendron vialii isolate Sample 1 chromosome 11a, ASM3025357v1 contains these coding sequences:
- the LOC131308327 gene encoding protein CHAPERONE-LIKE PROTEIN OF POR1, chloroplastic, with protein MTLSGLTLTGTPSRYCVHLPSKSGGSCFTRVSFFPNNGKSRQLTHLQRNDWAGSIQRCSVRKAPMFYRAMNATFGDSADDYAIFPRINIRDPYKRLGISREASEEEIQAARNFLIQRYGGHKPSVDAIESAHDKVIMQKFYERRNPKIDIKKHVRAVNQSPIVQAVRSSFRTPSTSFIIKTFAAFAILGALTVLFPTEDGPTVQVAMSLMATIYFMHDQLKSVWRALFYGAGAFLFSWLFGTFLMVSVIPPILKGPRSLEVSSSLITYVLLWVSSTYLKLC; from the exons ATGACCTTATCTGGATTGACATTGACTGGTACCCCATCACGATACTGCGTCCACCTACCTTCAAAAAGCGGTGGCTCATGTTTTACGCGAGTTTCATTTTTTCCCAATAACGGGAAATCAAGACAGCTAACACATCTGCAAAG AAATGACTGGGCCGGTTCTATTCAGAGATGTAGTGTACGAAAAGCCCCCATGTTTTACCGTGCAATGAATGCGACGTTTGGTGATAGCGCAGATGACTATG CTATATTTCCAAGAATCAATATAAGGGACCCTTATAAACGACTTGGAATAAGTAGGGAAGCTTCGGAAGAAGAAATCCAAGCTGCTAGGAATTTCCTAATACAAAGATATGGAGGGCACAAGCCGAGTGTGGATGCAATTGAATCAGCTCATGACAAAGTAATCATGCAAAAGTTTTATGAACGAAGAAACCCAAAAATCGATATCAAGAAACACGTTAGGGCAGTTAATCAATCCCCTATCGTACAAGCAGTCCGAAGCAGCTTCAGAACTCCGTCTACAAGTTTCATAATAAAAACTTTTGCGGCTTTTGCAATACTTGGAGCTCTCACTGTTCTATTCCCAACGGAAGATGGTCCAACTGTTCAGGTTGCTATGTCCCTTATGGCTACCATTTACTTTATGCATGATCAGCTCAAAAGCGTATGGCGTGCTCTATTTTATGG GGCTGgagcttttcttttctcatggcTGTTCGGAACCTTCTTGATGGTGTCTGTGATTCCTCCTATACTGAAAGGACCACGGAGTTTGGAAGTTAGTTCTTCATTGATAACCTACGTGCTTCTATGGGTTTCTTCTACTTATTTGAAATTGTGCTAG